Below is a genomic region from Sebastes umbrosus isolate fSebUmb1 chromosome 20, fSebUmb1.pri, whole genome shotgun sequence.
GGTGCAATTCACCAGCAACGATTAACTTGGAGAGTGtggttttagttttagttcagTCTATGTTCTCAATGTTACTActgattatttatgtttttttagggTATTTTGCCTTATTAACTACCTCAATtgaatctatctatctataaactCAGCAGTGCGGTCTGgtaaaacaaagtgttttgGTCATCGTGCTGCTCACCTGTTGTCGTCTGCGTAGCACAAAAGCAGCAATGCACATAGCCAATATTAGGCCCTGGAGGATGATGAGAGCATCCTTCATCTTGCTCCTGTACTCTGCCTGGGGAACGTCAATGGGTCCTGTGAGAGGAaagatgtgtgtttttaaaaagtgcatCAATAAATGATCATTGCATCATGTATCTGTATAGGTTTGCACAAGACATATATTGTCCCAGCTACTTACTGACAACTTGCAGTTCAGTCCCAGGTCCCCACGTGTTGTTTAACTTGCAGAAGTACACTTTGCTGTCCTCTATGACCACTTCACGGATTAAGAGGAAGGAGTTTGGGTTCAGATGGCTGTCATGAAATGCAAACCTTTTTTCTGCCTTTATCTTCTCTCTGAGTGTAGCGTTCACGTCGTACTTATCGGCGCGGTACCACTCCACCTCGGAGTGTTTCTCGGTGGATAGACAGTAAATGCCCACATTGTGTTTGGTTTTCACACCGTAGAACCGGGGCTTCTGGTTGACCTTAGGTGCGGGGTTTAGGGCCGCTGAGGGGACATCGTGAAACAGTTACAGCAGCAGTTACTGTAAATATTACATGTATGCAGATGATGcaaaagtttattcaagtgtgctattagtatacttcttttaaacttaaaataagagtatacattcagtttactttttatgtacttatcagagatataattaacaaaagtatactatACTTGGCTcgtactgacaagtatacagaaaagtctaacttgtacttaatcttttgatcaagatatacttaacaaaagttaatatacttgtagtataaaaactatttaaccaGTAGTTTATTGAATATACTtcaaagtgcactttcataaactataaagtgggctacaCATATAatcaagtatacttgcagtataaaaaaaatattatactaGTAGTTTACAGAGTTATaattaaaaagtgggctaccagtataaaactagtaaactatcagtacAATACTTtcacttaaagtatacttttaaaaactaaaaagaagtattgaagtagtatacttacaagtataaaactaatgtaaactagttgtgtagtcaaagtttactattcttaaacttaaagtacacttaaacgtatacttttataaactaaaaagtgggccaatttagtcccaagaagtattaaagcaGTACGCTTttaagtatactactagtacactgATATTAGCATACCTACTACATAAATGTGCAAGAATGTGTCAAAGatataaactttaaaaaagacataaaacacagaaaaacagcaaattgttATATTTGAGAGCCTGCAAACAAAGAATATCTGGCTTTTTTACTCGATAAATGACATAAATTAATACCTTTCTGACTAATCAATCAACACCATGCTGTTATTGTAGGGGGAGACAACAACATTGAGTTATCATGGACCAGCGATGCATTATTCATTGAtggtctaattttttttttttttaagttatattttgggggcattttttaagcattttattgacagtggatagagtcttggaaaggggggagagagagagagtggatgcagaAATTGGCCACAGGCCAGATTCGAACCCCGGGCCACCGCAGTCAGGACTGAGGcctgttacatgggcgcccgctctaccaactgagctaaccaggtgCTCTTTAATGGTCTAATCTAATGCTTAAAATACAAATCGATCAGTCGATTGAtagaaaatgtatcaaaaaccattttaacaatatttgaggtcatttatcaagcaaaaatctGCTTattccagcctctcaaatgtcaAGGTTGACTGCTTTCCtgactgtaaattgaatatttagTCTTTTAATTCGATAAAACAAGTCACCTTTGGCTCTGGGAAGTTTTTACGGCCACTTTTCATCCTCACATTTCATAGACGAAACAAGTAATCTATTTATCTAAAAAGTCAGATTACTcgtgatcaaaataatcattagttgcagccctagattaaATCAGATAATCGTACTACTAATCAGGATTAGTAGTCGTGTGTTCATCCCCATCAGGCAGTGAAAAGAATTGTTTTGTATAAACGTATATGTAGGACAAGGCGGAGGATAATAGAGTTAATGCACTGGTTAATCCAACCTAAAGCTGCATCATGTACACATCAATTCATAGTTTATataatgctttgtttttaatgtttaccATTTTAGTTTTCTTCTATCTCCAATATCTTTCTCTAAAAACAGATTGCAGATCTGAAATAAAGTAACCTGATGGTCAGTTGATTAAATGAGATAACATGGTCCACAGTAGGTaaactgtatatacacagtatattaaAATAAGAAGTCTTTGTCTCAGAAGACAACTTCCTCTTTCCCCGCAGATGGCCAGGAAGTAATGGTATTGTGGAGTCAAAAATAACATGCAAAACACCTGTTGGCATTGTAGCTGTGGGTAAAGAGCCATAAAAAAGTACAATTAAATGACAACGTAAAGCATTATGAAATGATTAGGTGAATAAAAAAAGCTGTAATAACATGTTACTAATGTTAAtatttagcacaaagactgtaaTTGTTGCATTATCCTTTAACATTTATACGTCATTAATTAAATTGATCATATAAGCAAGAGATTACCTGAGATACTGATCAAAGCGAGCCCACAGCATCCAGCCAGCAACCAGCGCATGATGACATGCAGAAGAAACTAAATATTTCGAATGCTGATGTCCACACACAAGTACGTCTAAATCTGTCTGCAGGCATGAATGTGTTGTGaacaaggagaagaagaagaagtgtctGCAGAAAGTGGGtgggctgtctgtctgtcaccacACAGGCAAATCAGGGGAAGAAGAGAACCGTAACACTGAACCCAAAATAACTTCTAACAGCCCACACATTTAACATTAAGAActaatttcattcacatatgttctGTTTTTTAGGGACAACTGAAACAAGATGGTAAACTTGAACATTAGGGGGGTTTGAAAGCTACATTTGGAGGGTTTCTTTTTAG
It encodes:
- the cd79b gene encoding M1-specific T cell receptor alpha chain produces the protein MRWLLAGCCGLALISISAALNPAPKVNQKPRFYGVKTKHNVGIYCLSTEKHSEVEWYRADKYDVNATLREKIKAEKRFAFHDSHLNPNSFLLIREVVIEDSKVYFCKLNNTWGPGTELQVVRPIDVPQAEYRSKMKDALIILQGLILAMCIAAFVLRRRQQMDKKDCIYEEPEIDHIYEGLAIETCEGGLYEELTVYAEAEGTEAPWE